A genomic stretch from Canis lupus familiaris isolate Mischka breed German Shepherd chromosome 15, alternate assembly UU_Cfam_GSD_1.0, whole genome shotgun sequence includes:
- the LSM6 gene encoding U6 snRNA-associated Sm-like protein LSm6 isoform X1, protein MSLRKQTPSDFLKQIIGRPVVVKLNSGVDYRGVLACLDGYMNIALEQTEEYVNGQLKNKYGDAFIRGNNVLYISTQKRRM, encoded by the exons ATGAGTCTACGGAAGCAAACCCCCAGTGACTTCTTAAAGCAAATCATCGGACGACCAGTTGTGGTAAAATTGAATTCTGGAGTGGATTATCGAG GGGTCCTGGCTTGCCTGGATGGCTACATGAATATAGCCTTGGAGCAGACGGAAGAATATGTAAATGGACAGCTGAAGAATAAGTATGGTGATGCATTTATCCGTGGAAACAATG tattGTATATAAGTACACAGAAGAGAAGGATGTGA
- the LSM6 gene encoding U6 snRNA-associated Sm-like protein LSm6 isoform X2, whose product MSLRKQTPSDFLKQIIGRPVVVKLNSGVDYRGVLACLDGYMNIALEQTEEYVNGQLKNKYGDAFIRGNNAYLFFSFQYCI is encoded by the exons ATGAGTCTACGGAAGCAAACCCCCAGTGACTTCTTAAAGCAAATCATCGGACGACCAGTTGTGGTAAAATTGAATTCTGGAGTGGATTATCGAG GGGTCCTGGCTTGCCTGGATGGCTACATGAATATAGCCTTGGAGCAGACGGAAGAATATGTAAATGGACAGCTGAAGAATAAGTATGGTGATGCATTTATCCGTGGAAACAATG cgtatttatttttttctttccagtattGTATATAA